A genomic region of Trifolium pratense cultivar HEN17-A07 linkage group LG3, ARS_RC_1.1, whole genome shotgun sequence contains the following coding sequences:
- the LOC123913957 gene encoding cellulose synthase A catalytic subunit 3 [UDP-forming] isoform X2, whose translation MMDSEGEAGDKPMKALGSQICQICGDNIGSAVNGDPFIACGVCAFPVCRPCYEYERKDGNQSCPQCKTRYNKHKGSPAILGDREEDGGADNDTNDFKYNSETQSQKQKIAERMLSWQMAYGRGEEVDAPNYDKEVSHNHIPRLTGAQEVSGELSAASPERLSMASPVNTRGKRVHNNPSYSSDLNQSPNIRVVEPGLGNVAWKERVDGWKMKHDNKNTAPMSTGQATSERGIGDIDASTDVLFDDSLLNDEARQPLSRKVSIPSSRINPYRMVIVLRLVILCIFLHYRITNPVRNAYALWLISVICEIWFAFSWILDQFPKWLPVNRETYLDRLSLRYDREGEPSQLAAVDIFVSTVDPLKEPPLVTANTVLSILSVDYPVDKVSCYVSDDGAAMLTFESLAETSEFARKWVPFAKKYAIEPRAPEWYFSKKIDYLKDKVQPSFVKDRRAMKREYEEFKIRINGLVAKAVKVPEEGWVMQDGTPWPGNNTRDHPGMIQVFLGQSGGLDTDGNELPRLVYVSREKRPGFQHHKKAGAMNALVRVSAVLTNGPFLLNLDCDHYINNSKALREAMCFMMDPNLGKNVCYVQFPQRFDGIDRNDRYANRNTVFFDINLRGLDGIQGPVYVGTGCVFNRTALYGYEPPIKPKHKKAGIISSLCCGDRKNSSKSSKKGSKNKKSSKHADPTVPIFSLEDIEEGVEGAGFDDEKSLLMSQMSLEKRFGQSAVFVASTLMENGGVPQSATPETLLKEAIHVISCGYEDKSEWGQEIGWIYGSVTEDILTGFKMHARGWRSIYCMPKLAAFKGSAPINLSDRLNQVLRWALGSVEILVSRHCPIWYGYSGRLKWLERFAYINTTIYPITSIPLLMYCTLPAVCLLTNKFIIPQISNIASIWFISLFLSIFATGILEMRWSGVGIDEWWRNEQFWVIGGVSAHLFAVFQGLLKVLAGIDTNFTVTSKASDEDGDSAELYMFKWTTLLIPPTTLLIINLVGVVAGISYAVNSGYQSWGPLFGKLFFAFWVIIHLYPFLKGLMGRQNRTPTIVVVWSILLASIFSLLWVRIDPFTTRVTGPDSEVCGINC comes from the exons ATGATGGACTCAGAAGGAGAAGCTGGg GACAAGCCGATGAAGGCGTTGGGTAGCCAAATCTGCCAGATTTGTGGTGATAATATCGGTAGCGCTGTTAATGGTGATCCATTTATTGCTTGCGGTGTTTGTGCCTTCCCTGTCTGTAGGCCGTGTTATGAGTATGAAAGGAAAGATGGGAATCAGTCGTGCCCCCAGTGCAAAACTCGGTACAATAAGCATAAAG GTAGTCCTGCAATTCTTGGAGATCGGGAAGAGGATGGTGGTGCTGATAATGATACCAATGACTTCAAGTACAATTCAGAAACTCAGAGCCAAAAGCAAAAGATTGCAGAGCGCATGTTGAGCTGGCAAATGGCATATGGGCGAGGTGAGGAGGTTGATGCTCCAAATTATGATAAGGAAGTTTCTCACAATCACATTCCTCGGCTAACCGGTGCACAAGAG GTATCTGGAGAATTATCTGCAGCCTCACCTGAGAGGTTGTCAATGGCATCTCCTGTAAATACTCGTGGGAAACGAGTTCACAATAATCCATCATATTCATCTGATCTTAATCAATCAC CAAATATCAGGGTTGTTGAACCGGGATTGGGCAATGTAGCATGGAAAGAAAGAGTTGATGGCTGGAAAATGAAACACGATAATAAGAATACTGCTCCAATGAGCACGGGCCAGGCTACTTCTGAAAGAGGAATAGGAGATATTGATGCCAGTACTGATGTGCTATTCGATGATTCCTTGTT GAATGATGAAGCTCGGCAACCTCTCTCCAGGAAGGTTTCTATTCCATCATCTAGGATAAATCCATACCGTATGGTTATTGTTCTACGGCTTGTTATCCTCTGCATTTTCTTGCACTACCGAATCACAAATCCTGTACGCAATGCTTATGCATTGTGGTTAATATCAGTGATTTGTGAAATTTGGTTTGCATTTTCTTGGATATTGGATCAATTTCCCAAATGGCTTCCTGTGAACCGTGAAACATATCTTGACAGGCTTTCACTAAG ATATGATCGGGAAGGGGAACCGTCACAGCTAGCAGCAGTTGACATTTTCGTCAGTACTGTTGATCCGTTAAAGGAGCCCCCACTTGTGACAGCCAATACTGTACTATCAATTCTATCTGTTGACTACCCAGTGGATAAGGTTTCCTGTTATGTCTCTGATGATGGTGCTGCTATGTTGACATTTGAATCTCTTGCCGAGACGTCAGAGTTTGCAAGGAAATGGGTTCCTTTCGCTAAGAAATATGCCATTGAACCACGAGCACCTGAGTGGTACTTTTCAAAGAAAATTGACTACTTGAAAGATAAGGTCCAACCATCATTTGTCAAAGATCGTAGAGCAATGAAG AGAGAATATGAAGAATTCAAAATTCGTATCAATGGACTTGTTGCAAAAGCAGTAAAAGTTCCTGAAGAAGGATGGGTGATGCAAGATGGTACACCTTGGCCTGGAAACAACACCAGGGACCATCCAGGAATGATCCAG GTTTTCTTGGGCCAAAGTGGAGGACTTGATACCGATGGTAACGAACTTCCGCGTTTAGTCTATGTTTCTCGTGAAAAGCGTCCAGGGTTTCAACATCACAAGAAGGCCGGTGCCATGAATGCACTT GTTCGTGTTTCAGCTGTCCTTACTAATGGACCTTTCTTATTGAATCTTGATTGTGATCATTACATAAACAACAGCAAAGCCTTGAGAGAAGCTATGTGTTTTATGATGGATCCCAACCTTGGAAAAAATGTTTGCTATGTTCAGTTTCCACAGAGATTTGATGGTATTGATAGGAATGATCGATATGCCAATCGTAATACGGTTTTCTTCGAT ATAAATTTGCGAGGATTGGATGGCATTCAAGGCCCTGTTTATGTGGGTACTGGATGTGTCTTCAATAGAACTGCTTTATATGGTTATGAGCCTCCTATTAAACCCAAGCATAAAAAGGCTGGAATTATTTCGTCACTTTGCTGTGGAGATCGAAAAAATAGCTCAAAATCTAGCAAGAAAGGCTCAAAAAACAAGAAATCTAGCAAGCATGCTGATCCAACTGTCCCCATCTTTAGTCTAGAGGATATAGAAGAAGGGGTGGAAG GTGCTGGATTTGATGATGAGAAATCACTACTCATGTCACAAATGAGCCTTGAGAAAAGGTTTGGTCAGTCTGCTGTTTTTGTTGCCTCCACACTTATGGAAAATGGAGGTGTTCCTCAGTCTGCAACTCCAGAAACTCTCCTCAAGGAGGCAATTCATGTTATCAGTTGTGGTTACGAAGATAAATCAGAATGGGGACAGGAG ATTGGATGGATCTATGGTTCTGTCACAGAAGATATTCTTACTGGATTTAAGATGCATGCCCGCGGATGGAGGTCTATATACTGCATGCCTAAACTTGCAGCATTTAAAGGTTCAGCTCCTATCAATCTTTCCGATCGTTTGAACCAAGTGCTTCGGTGGGCTTTAGGTTCAGTGGAAATTCTAGTTAGTCGACATTGCCCCATATGGTATGGTTATAGTGGAAGGCTAAAGTGGCTCGAAAGGTTTGCCTATATTAACACCACAATCTATCCAATCACTTCCATTCCCCTTCTCATGTACTGTACCTTACCTGCTGTCTGTCTCTTGACTAACAAGTTCATTATTCCACAG ATTAGTAACATTGCAAGTATATGGTTCATATCTCTCTTTCTTTCTATCTTTGCAACTGGTATCCTGGAGATGAGGTGGAGTGGTGTTGGAATTGATGAATGGTGGAGAAATGAACAATTTTGGGTTATTGGTGGTGTTTCAGCTCATCTTTTTGCTGTGTTCCAAGGTTTACTCAAAGTACTTGCTGGAATTGACACAAACTTCACTGTTACCTCGAAGGCATCAGATGAAGACGGAGACTCTGCAGAACTATACATGTTTAAATGGACAACACTTCTCATTCCACCCACAACTCTTCTCATTATAAACTTAGTTGGAGTTGTTGCAGGAATCTCGTATGCAGTTAACAGTGGCTACCAATCATGGGGACCACTCTTCGGTAAACTTTTCTTCGCATTTTGGGTGATCATCCATCTTTACCCTTTCCTCAAAGGTCTCATGGGACGTCAGAACCGAACTCCAACCATTGTGGTTGTTTGGTCTATTCTTCTTGCTTCCATTTTTTCACTTTTGTGGGTACGAATAGACCCTTTTACGACAAGAGTCACCGGTCCTGATTCTGAGGTGTGTGGAATCAACTGCTAG
- the LOC123913957 gene encoding cellulose synthase A catalytic subunit 3 [UDP-forming] isoform X1 yields the protein MNFGITCNTQDKPMKALGSQICQICGDNIGSAVNGDPFIACGVCAFPVCRPCYEYERKDGNQSCPQCKTRYNKHKGSPAILGDREEDGGADNDTNDFKYNSETQSQKQKIAERMLSWQMAYGRGEEVDAPNYDKEVSHNHIPRLTGAQEVSGELSAASPERLSMASPVNTRGKRVHNNPSYSSDLNQSPNIRVVEPGLGNVAWKERVDGWKMKHDNKNTAPMSTGQATSERGIGDIDASTDVLFDDSLLNDEARQPLSRKVSIPSSRINPYRMVIVLRLVILCIFLHYRITNPVRNAYALWLISVICEIWFAFSWILDQFPKWLPVNRETYLDRLSLRYDREGEPSQLAAVDIFVSTVDPLKEPPLVTANTVLSILSVDYPVDKVSCYVSDDGAAMLTFESLAETSEFARKWVPFAKKYAIEPRAPEWYFSKKIDYLKDKVQPSFVKDRRAMKREYEEFKIRINGLVAKAVKVPEEGWVMQDGTPWPGNNTRDHPGMIQVFLGQSGGLDTDGNELPRLVYVSREKRPGFQHHKKAGAMNALVRVSAVLTNGPFLLNLDCDHYINNSKALREAMCFMMDPNLGKNVCYVQFPQRFDGIDRNDRYANRNTVFFDINLRGLDGIQGPVYVGTGCVFNRTALYGYEPPIKPKHKKAGIISSLCCGDRKNSSKSSKKGSKNKKSSKHADPTVPIFSLEDIEEGVEGAGFDDEKSLLMSQMSLEKRFGQSAVFVASTLMENGGVPQSATPETLLKEAIHVISCGYEDKSEWGQEIGWIYGSVTEDILTGFKMHARGWRSIYCMPKLAAFKGSAPINLSDRLNQVLRWALGSVEILVSRHCPIWYGYSGRLKWLERFAYINTTIYPITSIPLLMYCTLPAVCLLTNKFIIPQISNIASIWFISLFLSIFATGILEMRWSGVGIDEWWRNEQFWVIGGVSAHLFAVFQGLLKVLAGIDTNFTVTSKASDEDGDSAELYMFKWTTLLIPPTTLLIINLVGVVAGISYAVNSGYQSWGPLFGKLFFAFWVIIHLYPFLKGLMGRQNRTPTIVVVWSILLASIFSLLWVRIDPFTTRVTGPDSEVCGINC from the exons ATGAATTTTGGTATTACTTGCAATACTCAGGACAAGCCGATGAAGGCGTTGGGTAGCCAAATCTGCCAGATTTGTGGTGATAATATCGGTAGCGCTGTTAATGGTGATCCATTTATTGCTTGCGGTGTTTGTGCCTTCCCTGTCTGTAGGCCGTGTTATGAGTATGAAAGGAAAGATGGGAATCAGTCGTGCCCCCAGTGCAAAACTCGGTACAATAAGCATAAAG GTAGTCCTGCAATTCTTGGAGATCGGGAAGAGGATGGTGGTGCTGATAATGATACCAATGACTTCAAGTACAATTCAGAAACTCAGAGCCAAAAGCAAAAGATTGCAGAGCGCATGTTGAGCTGGCAAATGGCATATGGGCGAGGTGAGGAGGTTGATGCTCCAAATTATGATAAGGAAGTTTCTCACAATCACATTCCTCGGCTAACCGGTGCACAAGAG GTATCTGGAGAATTATCTGCAGCCTCACCTGAGAGGTTGTCAATGGCATCTCCTGTAAATACTCGTGGGAAACGAGTTCACAATAATCCATCATATTCATCTGATCTTAATCAATCAC CAAATATCAGGGTTGTTGAACCGGGATTGGGCAATGTAGCATGGAAAGAAAGAGTTGATGGCTGGAAAATGAAACACGATAATAAGAATACTGCTCCAATGAGCACGGGCCAGGCTACTTCTGAAAGAGGAATAGGAGATATTGATGCCAGTACTGATGTGCTATTCGATGATTCCTTGTT GAATGATGAAGCTCGGCAACCTCTCTCCAGGAAGGTTTCTATTCCATCATCTAGGATAAATCCATACCGTATGGTTATTGTTCTACGGCTTGTTATCCTCTGCATTTTCTTGCACTACCGAATCACAAATCCTGTACGCAATGCTTATGCATTGTGGTTAATATCAGTGATTTGTGAAATTTGGTTTGCATTTTCTTGGATATTGGATCAATTTCCCAAATGGCTTCCTGTGAACCGTGAAACATATCTTGACAGGCTTTCACTAAG ATATGATCGGGAAGGGGAACCGTCACAGCTAGCAGCAGTTGACATTTTCGTCAGTACTGTTGATCCGTTAAAGGAGCCCCCACTTGTGACAGCCAATACTGTACTATCAATTCTATCTGTTGACTACCCAGTGGATAAGGTTTCCTGTTATGTCTCTGATGATGGTGCTGCTATGTTGACATTTGAATCTCTTGCCGAGACGTCAGAGTTTGCAAGGAAATGGGTTCCTTTCGCTAAGAAATATGCCATTGAACCACGAGCACCTGAGTGGTACTTTTCAAAGAAAATTGACTACTTGAAAGATAAGGTCCAACCATCATTTGTCAAAGATCGTAGAGCAATGAAG AGAGAATATGAAGAATTCAAAATTCGTATCAATGGACTTGTTGCAAAAGCAGTAAAAGTTCCTGAAGAAGGATGGGTGATGCAAGATGGTACACCTTGGCCTGGAAACAACACCAGGGACCATCCAGGAATGATCCAG GTTTTCTTGGGCCAAAGTGGAGGACTTGATACCGATGGTAACGAACTTCCGCGTTTAGTCTATGTTTCTCGTGAAAAGCGTCCAGGGTTTCAACATCACAAGAAGGCCGGTGCCATGAATGCACTT GTTCGTGTTTCAGCTGTCCTTACTAATGGACCTTTCTTATTGAATCTTGATTGTGATCATTACATAAACAACAGCAAAGCCTTGAGAGAAGCTATGTGTTTTATGATGGATCCCAACCTTGGAAAAAATGTTTGCTATGTTCAGTTTCCACAGAGATTTGATGGTATTGATAGGAATGATCGATATGCCAATCGTAATACGGTTTTCTTCGAT ATAAATTTGCGAGGATTGGATGGCATTCAAGGCCCTGTTTATGTGGGTACTGGATGTGTCTTCAATAGAACTGCTTTATATGGTTATGAGCCTCCTATTAAACCCAAGCATAAAAAGGCTGGAATTATTTCGTCACTTTGCTGTGGAGATCGAAAAAATAGCTCAAAATCTAGCAAGAAAGGCTCAAAAAACAAGAAATCTAGCAAGCATGCTGATCCAACTGTCCCCATCTTTAGTCTAGAGGATATAGAAGAAGGGGTGGAAG GTGCTGGATTTGATGATGAGAAATCACTACTCATGTCACAAATGAGCCTTGAGAAAAGGTTTGGTCAGTCTGCTGTTTTTGTTGCCTCCACACTTATGGAAAATGGAGGTGTTCCTCAGTCTGCAACTCCAGAAACTCTCCTCAAGGAGGCAATTCATGTTATCAGTTGTGGTTACGAAGATAAATCAGAATGGGGACAGGAG ATTGGATGGATCTATGGTTCTGTCACAGAAGATATTCTTACTGGATTTAAGATGCATGCCCGCGGATGGAGGTCTATATACTGCATGCCTAAACTTGCAGCATTTAAAGGTTCAGCTCCTATCAATCTTTCCGATCGTTTGAACCAAGTGCTTCGGTGGGCTTTAGGTTCAGTGGAAATTCTAGTTAGTCGACATTGCCCCATATGGTATGGTTATAGTGGAAGGCTAAAGTGGCTCGAAAGGTTTGCCTATATTAACACCACAATCTATCCAATCACTTCCATTCCCCTTCTCATGTACTGTACCTTACCTGCTGTCTGTCTCTTGACTAACAAGTTCATTATTCCACAG ATTAGTAACATTGCAAGTATATGGTTCATATCTCTCTTTCTTTCTATCTTTGCAACTGGTATCCTGGAGATGAGGTGGAGTGGTGTTGGAATTGATGAATGGTGGAGAAATGAACAATTTTGGGTTATTGGTGGTGTTTCAGCTCATCTTTTTGCTGTGTTCCAAGGTTTACTCAAAGTACTTGCTGGAATTGACACAAACTTCACTGTTACCTCGAAGGCATCAGATGAAGACGGAGACTCTGCAGAACTATACATGTTTAAATGGACAACACTTCTCATTCCACCCACAACTCTTCTCATTATAAACTTAGTTGGAGTTGTTGCAGGAATCTCGTATGCAGTTAACAGTGGCTACCAATCATGGGGACCACTCTTCGGTAAACTTTTCTTCGCATTTTGGGTGATCATCCATCTTTACCCTTTCCTCAAAGGTCTCATGGGACGTCAGAACCGAACTCCAACCATTGTGGTTGTTTGGTCTATTCTTCTTGCTTCCATTTTTTCACTTTTGTGGGTACGAATAGACCCTTTTACGACAAGAGTCACCGGTCCTGATTCTGAGGTGTGTGGAATCAACTGCTAG